The sequence below is a genomic window from Myxocyprinus asiaticus isolate MX2 ecotype Aquarium Trade chromosome 9, UBuf_Myxa_2, whole genome shotgun sequence.
ACAGGTGTCTGTGTGAGGCATCGGAAATGCAAACGCAAAAGGGAATTGCGATTCCATCTGAATTTTGGCAGGCTCCATACGGGAGGTCGAGGAATTGAAATAGCAAACGGGGTAATTAATATTGCATTTTCAATATGACAGGGTCATAACTCATAACACATAGGAAATGCAATTGCAAACGGACTTTGCTTTTTCAATTGAAATTTGGCAGACTGtacatttgtgtaaaataaaatgcaaatggtATTACgcaatttgcaattgcatttggattatgtcacaatttatgcatCCGCAAATAGAAACCgcaattgcaaaaacaatttgcaatttgttttgaaaatagtCCTGAAAATCCTCCCATaggacttggagtatatcagttggttttcaattatacgggttggtatgcatttgtagcACGGtccatctgattttgaagtctagcgacgcatcttaAGTATCTgatttagcagcgtcaaatacacaggcggaggcacaacctcggctaatgcacctgtatggctctgtagatggatacggctcaatggacagagcagcgcaagcacaaagctcttaaagcttgaGCTCTTTAACTCGCAGCTTTGCGAGGATCACTGAGAAGCAAGGCACAAGAAGCAGAAATAATTTGAACTTgacacagaattctacatcaccacccttgaattaactatagtaacactaactgtactttaggcagaaatagattgataataaatatttgcCATAGGTTACATtgggggagtgagggaatataatacatttttgttacaacttataaataattatgttttgtatttattgtttttacttgtgTTTAAAGTAGGTCTACTGTTATggctggggtaagggaatgaagtaggggggttGCGAATACTTGGAACatctccaaaaataaaaaaaaatggaaaaagacaAATGACGTGAGTAGATCAGTAGATGATtactgatttttcatttttgggtgagctataccTTTAAATAATCCACTAACTAGTCTCAAAATTATATTcaaccaaaaaactaaataaaataaaggatTAAGAcatttaactttaacttttaagAAGTAGAAACACTGCAGATAAACTTCctgaattaattatattttgtctgTACCCAAATCTTTGGCCCAAAGCCCAGACAGAAACCAAAAAACACTATCATTTCCCAACTTTCGCACGCAAAAtgtaagaataaataaataaaaaaatgctcaaTGGAGTTACTATTTCATCAAGCAGCAGTTGGTATGAGTATAAAGTGTAGAAATGAGAAAATCGAGGCTCCACTATTATGGTGGGATGAAAATACCACCAGAACTctctttccttaaagggatagttcatcaaaaattgaaaattctgtcataatttactcactctcatgttgtttaaaacccatatgactctctttcCTCCGTTAAATACAACATGAGATGTTAGGCACATTGTTATTCtcagcatcttttttccatacaatgaaagttaatggtgactgagactaacaatgtgccgaacatctccttttgtgttccatggaagggaTTGGAGAAATATTAGGgagagtaaatggtgacataattgtcatttttgggtgaactatatctttactATTTCCCTTTATTCCCCTCAGTTATATTCTTGTCATACCTGTAACTCTGTctatctctccctttctctctcacaGAGGCAAGTCGGTGCTGTTGTGGCGTGTCTTTCGTGAGGTGCCATCGTCCCGAGGGAGAGCTTTTTGCAGGTTAGACATGGCTGCTGTCTTCTTTAGGTCAATCACGGCATAGCATTCTCCACGCCGAGAGGAGGGAGCTGCGGCGGCAGCAGCCATGCCACGTTTAAGGGGAGGTGGTCTCTGCGGAACTGTAACCCCGCCCCCATGTCCCAAGCAACCAGAGGGCTCACCCTCCAGGTCCACCTGGATGTAGTTGAGCTGGCGAGAGGGAGGGGGAGGTGGGTGACGGCCGTGCTGCTCGCAGGTGGCGCTGCCACGTCCTCCTCGCTGACGTCTAAAGTCGAAGTTGAAAACGCGGTTTGCCCTCTCAGGTGGGTGAGGGTGGGGAGGGCAAGAATGATGAAGAAGTGTTGGAGGCTGAAGCTGTATGAAGTGAAATGTTTGCATGTAAGTGCTTCTCAGTGTTGGTAGAATTACAGGGTTTCCACACTTTTTAACCAATAAACCTCTATGACTTTTCAAGTATTTTGTGACTGGatattttgtgatttttaaacataatttcattgAGATTACACACTTAAAGGGTAATTTTCAgtatataacaaattaaaatattacagagcTCAGTATAAAGCAGAACAATTATGTTTAGTATAGTCTGTTCAGTGACATTTTTAAGATTTGTATAATTTTCATGACTTCTCTAGGCCTGGAAAtcagttttaaaggtgaagtgggcaatttttatgatgtaaaaaatatttcttctattccagtttaatatgcagataaATATAAATTAGTAATTTTTAGGTTGATTACATTGAAAAGTGTAAAAAATGCGGCTCTGTGGCAGTATCAAAACATTGCACTGTTGGTTTGAGCATTCTGACCAGTCCGAAATGGCAAAAttcactcaaccaatggcatgagcttGGAGCTTGTTCAAGAAACCCtgatgaaaataattattttttgcaatttcatttggtgatgGTAGTGGGTCAAATATGACACCCTTCaccttttaaggaatattccaggttcaatacaagtgaagctcaatcgacagcatttgtggcataatgttgattaccacaaaaaatagttttgactcgtccctccttttctttaaaaaagcaataatcgaggttacagtgagacacttgcattgaaagtgaatggggacaatggaagtgaatagggccaatgtttggagggtttaaaggcagaaatgtgaagcttaaaaatttataaatgctcttacattaattcttttgttaaaactcatgtattatttgaactgtaaagttgtttaaatcaccattttttaagtaattttagggttttagggtttattgacattacattgtcaagacaacaaagttgtcaaattggctataacttcacacagaaaaggttagtaagcgattttatctaactaaaatcatgttaacactcaaattgtttatgttttggggctatactttagaaataatgtatattttaacattaacggattggccccattcacttccattgtaagtgtctcacagtaacccagacttttgcttttttttttaaagaaaaggagggtcaagtcaaaattaatttctgtggtaatcaatattatgccacaaatgctgtcgattgagctaaacttttaTTGAatctagaatattcctttaatattccccacaatttccaggttttcaatgaccgtgggaaccctggagTTTGATTTGCCATATTTTTACGTACTTGTTCAGTGTTGACGTAGTTCTGCAGAGCGTCACGATGAATCCCACCGGTGCCGCCACTTTCCTGATGATATCCGTTTGGAGTAACAGGTCCTTCTGAATACTCATACTCATCAtactcttcctcctcttcctcctcataCTCGTCCTCATCCTCATCTTCACCCTgatcctcctcttcctcccgCTGAAGTGCACGGTATTCCCAAACTGGTGGTAGCGATGGAAGGTTCTCATAGTTGAGCAATGCAGTGCGACGATGGCCACCGACCCCCATTCCCCGGTCACATCCGTATGCCTGCGGAGGCAGTGAGGaagcgtgtgtgtgcgtgagtgggAGGGAGTGTGGATGTGCATGTGTGCGGGAATCACCAGTGGTGCTGCTACTGCTACTGGAGCCCAACGACTGCGACTGAGAAACGGTGCTTGGACTCAGCCTTTGTCTGCGTCCCCCTCTAAGTCCATTGATATTCTCATATGTTAGCTGGCTTTCTGGGGAAGGCTCCATACTCTGGTGTCGGTGCATTAA
It includes:
- the LOC127446545 gene encoding fibroblast growth factor receptor substrate 2-like; amino-acid sequence: MGSCWSCLYRDTIQDNHLNKFKVTNVDDEGNELGSGTMELTQTELILHTRKRDAIRWPYLCLRRYGYDSNLFSFESGRRCQTGQGIFAFKCSRAEEIFNLLQELMQCNSINVVEEPMIMTRPGHAPEMDMPRTPQTPNTPGFPMQGFPNGYPGYPISADSSQPSLANDHRHTLMGLDDQTHTYVNTVGMETDLSSRHCVHSLPEVRPTTYPETSTTTTMRGGPVPGQPSLHCCPLDDPHKDPQVFLQPGAQEVKFMLGPTPAQRHLIERDRERHIAHPHRAPDGSSETEGEESVHMCNTHSYHHCHHLMHRHQSMEPSPESQLTYENINGLRGGRRQRLSPSTVSQSQSLGSSSSSSTTGDSRTHAHPHSLPLTHTHASSLPPQAYGCDRGMGVGGHRRTALLNYENLPSLPPVWEYRALQREEEEDQGEDEDEDEYEEEEEEEYDEYEYSEGPVTPNGYHQESGGTGGIHRDALQNYVNTEQLQPPTLLHHSCPPHPHPPERANRVFNFDFRRQRGGRGSATCEQHGRHPPPPPSRQLNYIQVDLEGEPSGCLGHGGGVTVPQRPPPLKRGMAAAAAAPSSRRGECYAVIDLKKTAAMSNLQKALPRDDGTSRKTRHNSTDLPL